Proteins encoded by one window of Anaerosalibacter sp. Marseille-P3206:
- a CDS encoding GNAT family N-acetyltransferase, which produces MDKIIIKEDFIPEIDQLMDLYNDVEWYAYTDDKTKLKNAISNSLKVVTAWDNEKLIGLIRVVGDGYTIIYIQDILILKSYQEQGIGSYLLKLILERYKSIRQIVLMTEQTEKTINFYQKNGMVKASDYNCVTFVK; this is translated from the coding sequence ATGGATAAAATAATAATTAAAGAGGATTTCATACCTGAGATTGACCAATTAATGGATTTGTACAATGATGTAGAATGGTATGCATATACAGACGATAAAACAAAGCTAAAAAATGCTATTAGTAATTCCCTGAAGGTAGTAACTGCTTGGGATAATGAGAAATTAATTGGTTTAATTCGTGTAGTAGGTGATGGTTACACAATTATCTATATACAAGATATTTTAATCTTAAAAAGTTATCAAGAGCAGGGGATTGGAAGTTATTTGTTAAAGCTAATTTTAGAACGATATAAATCAATTCGTCAGATTGTTTTAATGACAGAACAAACTGAAAAGACAATTAATTTTTATCAGAAAAATGGAATGGTAAAAGCTAGCGACTACAATTGCGTTACTTTTGTAAAATAA